The DNA window TAGTAGATTTACTATCTGCAACCTTTTTAGCAAATTCCATCACATTCTTGAATTTCTCGTTATTTCCTATAATCTTGTCAAAGGTATATATGGCTTGTCTGCCCATTATCTTATTAGCTAATCTTCTAACCTTTTTAACTTCACTAAATACATAAATAATATCAACTATTTCTTCATTATGATCTAATACTGGATAGGCGCTTAAATTAAATTGAAGCTTATTAGTTTTAGCATTAACAAAAACCTCTTCATCAGTAAAGGATTTTTTAGAATGAATTATATTCTTTAAGGTCGGCCATCCTTTAAATAGCTCTGATATAATCATTCTTTTCATTTCATCATAGCCATACCCAAACATTTCTACAGCATGTTTATTTACTCCTTTTATATTACCATCCAAATCAGAGGTTATTATCCCCATAGGCATGGAGTCTATAATTGTTTCAATATAGTTTTTAGATATCATTAGTTTATGACTGTATTCCTCTATTTCAAATATCTTTTCTATTGCTTTAACTGCTGCTACCACCATTCCAAGAGTATGTGGATGAACAAAGTCAGTATACCCAGTGAGATCAAGACTTCCTATTACTTTGCCGTTATTGTCCATAATAGGGCTAGCAGAGCAAGTCCATCTATGATAGGCAGCTATATAGTGTTCTTCTCCTGTGACTTGAACAGGCTTTTTTTCGTGCAATGCAACACTCATGGCATTTGTCCCTATATTGGATTCGTCCATGAAGGCGCCTGGAGTCATCTTTAAATCAAATGCTTCTGATAATATTTCCTCATGACCTATAACACTTAATATGCATCCCTCTGCATCCGTAAGTATAGTAAAAAAGCTTGCTCCTTTTAAAATACTATGCAATTGATTTATAAAAGGCTCTGAAATGAGTATTAATTCCCTATTCTTTAGCAGCCTTGCTTGTAATTCTTCTTCACATATTATTCTATTACTAATTCTTTGATCCTTCCTAATCCCACTTTTTTTGCTTCTTTCATGTGAAGACATTATATATTCTTTTTTAATATTACCTGCTGATACAGTCATGTTCTTCACCCTTTACATATTTAACTTGATGTATTAGTTAATATAAAATTGTTATTAACTAGCACAACAGGTATATCTAAGATTTTACTGCTTTATTAACACTCTGTCCCCGACTCTAACTGTCCCTCCAGCTATTACATTTGCAAATATAACTCCATATTTAAGGGAGCATACTTCTGTTCTTTTTACAATATTACACTCTGAAAAGCATTTCTTTCCTAGACTAGTAACCTGAAAGGCAGCTGTTCCTATAATAAATTCTTGTCCAATAGAAAATTTGCTGACATCCAAGCCCTTTATTGTCAAATTTTCATAAAACCTATTCACACATAACCCATCGACTTCTATTGTATTAATCCTATTTCTACCTTCAGCAGAAAATATAGTAACTTGTCTATTTCCATGGGATAGATGCTTGTCTCCTATGAGTCCCTGATTTTCTTTAAAAGTACCCTCTTTAACTGACCTAGTAGTCACTTCATTTGAATGTCCTATATATATATCTGCCACTTCGCCATTTAGGTTATACTCTTCACAGTTTGCCTTCATTTATTTATAGCACCTCTATTATATCTCCAGGTTTTACTGCTCCACCTTTAATAACTTTAGTAAAGATTCCTTCTTTAGGCATTACACACTTTCCTACTTTCTGAGCAATAGCACATCCAGTATGGCACTCCTTACCAATTTGAGTTACTTCTTGAATAGTTTCTCCTATTTTCATTCTAGTACCCACTGGTAATTCGTATAATATTATTCCTTCTGTAGTTATATTTTCAGCAAAATTACCATGCTCTAAACCTTCTATCCCAAGCTCCTTCATCTTATTAAAGCTCTCTATACCTAAAAGGCTTACTTGTCTATGCCATTTGCCAGCATGTGCATCTCCTTCTAATCCAAAATCCTCTATGAAAATTCCCTCTTCTATAGGTTTTTTTATAACTCCCTTTTTCTCACTTATATTTATATCTAATACCTTGCCTATTTTGTTCATCATCCTTACCTCTCTCCAATTATAATATAAACTAGCTTCTCAAAGAATAAAGCCTTTACAGCTGTAAAAAGTCTACATCTAAAAACCCAAATATATAGTAATGAATTTTGCTTTTAAGCTAATCTTCTTTTCTAACATATTCTCCTGATTTTCCACCTGTTTTCTTAATAAGCTTTATATCTTCTATTATCATATCCTTATCTACTGCCTTGCACATATCGTATATAGTAAGAGCTGCTAGAGAAACAGCAGTTAGCGCTTCCATCTCTACCCCTGTTTTTCCGACTGTCTTTACTTCTGACTCTATCTCTATACTATCTTCCATAATCTTAAATCTTATATCTGCACCTGTTAAAAATATATTATGGCACATGGGAATCAGGTCACTAGTCTTTTTTGCTCCCATTATTCCCCCAATCTGAGCTACAGAAAGAACATCACCTTTTTTTATAAGCCCATCCTTTATCATCTTAATCGTTTCTTTCCTCATTCTGATAATGCCTGTAGCAATGGCAATTCTCTTTGTGTCCTCTTTTTCACTGACCTCCACCATATGTGCCCTTCCACTTTCATTAAAATGAGTAAATTCCATTTTTAGCCTCCTA is part of the Proteiniborus sp. MB09-C3 genome and encodes:
- the moaC gene encoding cyclic pyranopterin monophosphate synthase MoaC; its protein translation is MEFTHFNESGRAHMVEVSEKEDTKRIAIATGIIRMRKETIKMIKDGLIKKGDVLSVAQIGGIMGAKKTSDLIPMCHNIFLTGADIRFKIMEDSIEIESEVKTVGKTGVEMEALTAVSLAALTIYDMCKAVDKDMIIEDIKLIKKTGGKSGEYVRKED
- a CDS encoding MOSC domain-containing protein; the protein is MGKVLDINISEKKGVIKKPIEEGIFIEDFGLEGDAHAGKWHRQVSLLGIESFNKMKELGIEGLEHGNFAENITTEGIILYELPVGTRMKIGETIQEVTQIGKECHTGCAIAQKVGKCVMPKEGIFTKVIKGGAVKPGDIIEVL
- a CDS encoding MOSC domain-containing protein; protein product: MKANCEEYNLNGEVADIYIGHSNEVTTRSVKEGTFKENQGLIGDKHLSHGNRQVTIFSAEGRNRINTIEVDGLCVNRFYENLTIKGLDVSKFSIGQEFIIGTAAFQVTSLGKKCFSECNIVKRTEVCSLKYGVIFANVIAGGTVRVGDRVLIKQ
- a CDS encoding sigma 54-interacting transcriptional regulator, with amino-acid sequence MTVSAGNIKKEYIMSSHERSKKSGIRKDQRISNRIICEEELQARLLKNRELILISEPFINQLHSILKGASFFTILTDAEGCILSVIGHEEILSEAFDLKMTPGAFMDESNIGTNAMSVALHEKKPVQVTGEEHYIAAYHRWTCSASPIMDNNGKVIGSLDLTGYTDFVHPHTLGMVVAAVKAIEKIFEIEEYSHKLMISKNYIETIIDSMPMGIITSDLDGNIKGVNKHAVEMFGYGYDEMKRMIISELFKGWPTLKNIIHSKKSFTDEEVFVNAKTNKLQFNLSAYPVLDHNEEIVDIIYVFSEVKKVRRLANKIMGRQAIYTFDKIIGNNEKFKNVMEFAKKVADSKSTILITGESGTGKEVLAQSIHNYSNRREEAFVAINCGAIPRNLIESELFGYEEGAFTGAKRSGHPGKFEIADGGTIFLDEIAEMPLDMQTRLLRVIEEGTVSRIGGTNEIIVDVRIIAASNKDLQNEVLKGNFRKDLFYRLNVLPVKLPPLRERREDIPLLIDYFMKRISRRLNKKEVYISDEQMIVLKKHDWYGNVRELENFVELIINTECVSIPFKENSPHKKELSYEENDYEEGNQEEMTLEHAEKQQIIKALKKCSGNITLTAKTLGIGRNTLYRKLEKHNIDCSNIEQCSI